The genomic region actaggcaccgagtactcccgagtaatcccgaggccgactaattgagaccgcctaggaggaagtcgcctcgaagggggtccgaggaccgagtactcggccgagtaatccgacttttacaacaccGATATTATGTACCTATATAAAGTTACAATATCTTAGCTTATAATATACGCCAATACAATTGACCTATCATGATTAAGGCATGATGTAACCTAATAGTTATAAGGATAGGGACATCATGACTTTGATAATGGATCATTAACATGTAATCGGAACACtattttatttattcattttttaACGGTAAATATTACATCTTTATATCAATAATCTGAAAATGTTCTCCTTGGATTTGAACCCGAAACCTCCAATTTAAGAGGCACGCGCCTCTATTAAGCGAGTTAGCTCCACGTTGCTATATTCGAATGTAGCGAAACACTTGAATCGCCCTCATACGTGAAAAATCAAGCTTTATTTTCTTAAAATGTGAATGTTACAACTAACTTTCGAACCAAATTTCGCACACACGTGGTTGAATTGTTGCCCAAAGCCCCAAATGATAGTGTTTGTTCAATTCGGGTCGGGTTGTACCGAACCAAAACACCGACCAAAGTCATTGGAATTTAAAACAcgtttattaaaataaaataatattccTCCCAATTGTGTGGCCAAGTTTCCGCGACCCGATGAAAAGAGGATAAAAACTGGCACATACTGCGTACGTTAGTCGATACCACCTCTCCCTTTCCGCCACGTCAGTGAATCGTACAACATCTTTATCCAAACAGTAGTCATTCTCTTCTTTGTTTCCTCAACTCATCGGAAAAATCTCCTTCAACGCTCTTTCCTCGAAGCTCCACCGTCGCCGGAGAATCTTCCTTTAATTCGTCGAAATCTCTCTCAGATCTCTCTATCTGTGTTCGTTACCAGGTTAATTGTTTGTTCTATTTGATGCATTTGTTGATTATTGTTCGTTATCTGTCAATTTAGGTTTAGTTGATAGCTATTTTGGCATCGATATATGATTTTTTCTAGTTGTTTTTGATGCAACTAGTTTAATTTGATGCATTTGTTGATTATTGTTCGTAATCTGTCAATTTTAACTTTAGGTTTTTAGGAGGCGTTAATTGCATCGATTTGTTTGAACCTGTTTTCGTTTTTTACAGTTTGTTATTGATATGTTGTGATATTTTCTAGGTATTTAGGATGCAACTAGGTAACTAGGCTCAGTTTTTGGTGCCTGTAGTGATTTATAGTTTAAGGTATACGGAAGTTCTGTATTCGGATATCTGACTGTTAGGTTGTGGATTGATTTATCTagaatttggtttggtttggtttttgtaGTGTGACTTAGTGATTGACTGTTTGGTAACTTAATTCGTCGAAATCTCTCTCAGATCTATCTCTCTATCCTTGGTTAACAGGAGAAAATGGTTAACCTATGGTTCAGTAAATATATTTTTTGATGACAGACTTTTTTGGTTCTGGTTTCCATAACACTTACACTTTTGGACATATCCGGAGAAAATTACTGATTTTGTTAGGCTTCTGTTTTAATGATTTTGCCTTAAGCAAGGGTTATTCATTTGGTAATGTTGGTAATAAATTATAATGCTAGACCAATACAAATTTTTTATCTCAAAATGAGGCAGAGCGGAAGCACAAAAGAAATATACACTCTATAAGGGCAAAATGATTTATTACTGAACGAGAAAACCTAGTACATCAAGCATCCAAGCTCCTTTAATCGATAAATTCATAATTTGGTAGGTATTGTCAAATCTTGGGAAATCCCTCTTGGAAATCCAATTGACAGTCTAGATTCCCAACTAAATGGCTAAATAGACGTATGCGTTAATAAGTTTTATacaataaaaaatttaaaatgaaatCAATCAAAATCTTAAAATTTGGGATAATCTATTAAAGTCATAATCAAGCCTTCAAGGCTCCTCATGGGGGATTTTGGGTCCGGGTACAAAACCTAGGGCAGCTTGTCACAACATCCGCCCATCACGCCATTTTGCGTTCATATTTTTACAGCCTGTAGCTACAAACAGATCAACAGTTATGCCCGTTTTAAGTCATGCCCCCTTTTACTGTACTTGCTTTTATCAGGTTAGTCCAACTACAAATCTGCCAGTTCTTGGATCATCCCGCATCAGAAAAGTATTAGGTGTGACTCTTTATAGTTAAAGAGTATTCCGTTCCACagaattgaacgtttcatttgAAATGGCGATTTTACACATTAATACACTGTTACCTACTACTTTACATGTGGTACTCAAATATTCATTAGTATGAGTGGTTTAGTTAATAATCGTTATGGTATATAACTTAAAAAAATTTAAGATCCAGGTCTGCTTCACGCCTTGATTATTCTCTTTGATGGCTTCTTTTTATTGCAGGATCCAGGTCTATATCACACCTTCATTTTTGGGTGAATATTACATCTTTTGTGTGTGTTTGTACAATCTATCCTTGATGGCTGCAACTGGTTCTTTGCTGTTTTATCGAGAATCAGGGATCAATAAAAGTTCTATATATAGCAGCCAACCCAAGGTGCACGGTTTTATCCATAGGGCATTTCTTATTTTTTGCTCATAACTGATTAGTTGCTAGCCAAATATTAATAAGGAACTATAGAACTTCTACGATAAATGTTACATAATATGTTCATTAAGTTGTTCCTTATTATTTTTCACCAGGGAAAGAGATATATAGGATACACTCAGTTTTTTCCTGCTACTCTTTCTTCCCATACCTCGGTATGTTCCTAAAGTTATTAAAACACTTTTGTTAGACTATGTATCTTGTCAAACCTGACATTTGTTTTGGGATGGATGAAGTGCTTTTTATGCGTATGCCATTTGGCATTAACAACTCTTTAAAtctgtttcctgaagacttactaTAGTATACAACTATACATGAGGTCAAGATTCAAGATTTTGATTATCTGTTGCATCTACAGTTACAAGAGGCTTGGAGTGTACATCTTTTGAGCATACGGAAGCCAATAAAACCAGCGCCAACTAGGTGTAAGATATTAGTTTGTCGATCTCTCTTCTCACCAAATGGTGGAAACCAAATTCCCATATTAAAAACAGCTGCTTCAGTTTTGACAAGGTGGGTTTTCCTCTTTATTTGTTTGCATATCTAACTCGTAACCGTTTTCATTTCCCTTTTACTATGCTTTTAGAGTTATGTAGTCAAATTAATATCTGTTTTTCATTTCTTTTTTAGTTAACATACATGATTAACTTTTTGCTTATATATGTATGGCATACTTGCAGGTCATTTGAAGCTTTCCATGGCCGGTCTCTTGTAGTGCAGTTGATTCCAGCTGTTGGAATAATTGCTTTTGCTGCATGGGGTCTTGGACCTTTATTGCGAGTGTGCAGGGTCCTTTTTCTgcaggtgtgtgtgtgtgtgtgtatatattcaTCAAATTGGTTTTATGAGCTTGAATTGCTAATAACCTAAATTCATAATTACATGATACAGAAAAATGATAATAATTGGGACAAGAGTAAAGAACACCAGGTGATGACATCTTATATTCAACCTTTATTGCTTTGGGGCGGTGCTGTACTTATATGCAGGTGAATGTAACATCATTATAGAAGCTGTTAATGCCTATAAGTTTATAATATTGCCAGTTTTCCCTTTTATTGACAATAACTGATCTTTGCAGAGTACTGGAACCGGTTATCCTACCTTCTGCATCAAGCCAAGCTGTCAAGCAACGGCTTTTGAATTTTGTCCGTTCATTATCTACAGTATTGGCATTTGCATACTGCTTATCAAGGTAATAATGATTCATCTTGGATTTTTTTATCTTTTCTGTTTAAGCTTAAGCAAAGCATGAATGGCTTGTTGATTACTGATTGATATCTAGTAGAGGTGGCAATTTCGACCTATGTAATTATAGATGACTTATAGACGATGCTGTATTTTGTTTTGGCAGCTTGATACAACAAACACAAAAGTTCTTTGCGGATAAGAAGGACCCCAGCGATGCAAGAACTGTACGACTCCATGAATCTAGCATatctatttttaattttttttttgtgtcgaTTTGGGTTATGTTTTCACGAATGGTGGTAATATCAACCATTTACTTATAAATGGGTCGGTTCAGGTTATGTTTAATCTGTAATGGGTCAAACAAGTAAAATAAGAGTCAAATGAAACAGGTCGCCCACAATGTATTATTAATGCATAGCACCTAAATGGCTAAATCATGTATTCAAAAGTTCTATTATTGAATTTGAAACAATGTAATACTTATGAATCATCTTTGGCACATTTATTTTCCCGACAGTTTAATAAATAATTTGTAGCATAATAATATATGGTTGCTTTAGTTTGATGGCATGATAGAACTAGTAATTTGCTATTAATCTTTTTTTATATTCATTGATTTACAGATGGGTTATGACTTTGCTGGAAAAGCTGTTTATTCTGCAGTGTGGGTTGCATCTATATCCTTGTTCATGGAGTTGCTGGGGTTCTCAACTCAGAAATGGGTCACCGCTGGAGGGCTCGGTACTGTATTGCTCACACTTGCTGGCCGTGAGGTAAGACCATCCTTATTCCCCTAAAacgataaaaatatatttttgtaaaTGGTGGCTATTTAATTTAGTTTTCATGTAGATATTTACAAATTTCCTTTCAAGTGTAATGATCCATGCAACAAGACCATTCGTACTAAGTGAATGGATTCAAACAAAAATCGATGGGTATGAAGTCTCCGGTACAGTTGAGGTACGTATTTCCTGTAAACTTCTAACAATAAACGAAAGACGTCAGCAGGTTCTACTCAACCCGTTTTGAACATTTCGTATTTTTGTTTGCTTCAGCATGTGGGTTGGTGGTCCCCAACAGTCATAAGAGGTGATGATCGTGAGGCAATTCACATCCCTAACCATAAGTTCACAGTAAATGTGGTACGGAATCTGAGCCAAAAAACACATTGGCGTATCAAGACCCACCTTGCTATCAGCCACTTGGATGTCAACAAAATCAATGTGAGTAGCATATTTCACTTAAAGCATATACGTAATTACTTTAGGATACGTATCTGGTTTCTATGCTAAATTCAGCCAAATGTccttaaattttttgaaaaacagaattactttttatataaaaaagcAATGATTCTATGTACAGAACTGgggtgttttggtcattttacaatATTCGAACGTTTTTTTTACAGATTTGATATAAGATGAAATCAGATACATACTTGGGTGAGTGGTTTTATTTCTTGCATGTTATCGATTATTAGTTTATATTTGGGAACAGATTATTGTGGCTGATATGCGAAAGGTTTTGGCCAAAAATCCTCAAGTGGAGCAGCAAAAGCTACATAGACGAGTGTTCCTAGACAATGTTGACCGTGAAAATCAAGCACTTCTGGTAAGTTTCCATCAACTGAATTAAAATGCTATTTATTCACATTAGAGGTGGTAGCTTTGACCCATTTACGATATAACATTAGCATTGACTTATTTACGGAAACTAGCCATTGCATATATATATCTGACACAAGGATGGTTATATCGTATGCTCTTGTTTTTGTTCGACAGATACTGGTTTCTTGCTTTGTGAAAACATCACATTTTGAAGAATATCTTTGTGTGAAGGTAAGAGTTATCTGACTCTTGAAAACATAAATTATTCTTGTTGTACTTATGTTAAATCTTAAAACAGGAAGCTATCTTGTTGGATCTACTTAGAGTGATCAGCCATCACCGGGCCCGTCTTGCCACTCCCATTCGTACGGTCCAGAGAATCTACCGTGATGCGGAT from Helianthus annuus cultivar XRQ/B chromosome 10, HanXRQr2.0-SUNRISE, whole genome shotgun sequence harbors:
- the LOC110883790 gene encoding mechanosensitive ion channel protein 2, chloroplastic encodes the protein MAATGSLLFYRESGINKSSIYSSQPKGKRYIGYTQFFPATLSSHTSLQEAWSVHLLSIRKPIKPAPTRCKILVCRSLFSPNGGNQIPILKTAASVLTRSFEAFHGRSLVVQLIPAVGIIAFAAWGLGPLLRVCRVLFLQKNDNNWDKSKEHQVMTSYIQPLLLWGGAVLICRVLEPVILPSASSQAVKQRLLNFVRSLSTVLAFAYCLSSLIQQTQKFFADKKDPSDARTMGYDFAGKAVYSAVWVASISLFMELLGFSTQKWVTAGGLGTVLLTLAGREIFTNFLSSVMIHATRPFVLSEWIQTKIDGYEVSGTVEHVGWWSPTVIRGDDREAIHIPNHKFTVNVVRNLSQKTHWRIKTHLAISHLDVNKINIIVADMRKVLAKNPQVEQQKLHRRVFLDNVDRENQALLILVSCFVKTSHFEEYLCVKEAILLDLLRVISHHRARLATPIRTVQRIYRDADIDNVPFSDVFTQNRAAANRPFLLIEPSYKVTSDDKTKPSSRPSVNPEEKEDKPVTSSELTTDPISKPTSEPKTSNATTSPPQQPQPQPQQPARSALEDNIVLGVALEGSKRMLPIEDDEMGPDTSSESKELAGCLNGNGGPTPAVGKDQKDEQSGSLATATNEQKEQEKR